The DNA segment CCAGATCGGGTCGGCTCGGCGAGCCTGGTCGGCCGTGGATTCGCGTCGCAAAATCGCCAAGTCGTCGGTGATGCCGCGCAGCAGCCGCAGCATCCGAACCTCATCGGTCACGGTGCAGCGCTTCCGCGAATTCGCGATGGGCCCGAGTGATGCGTGGCAGTTCGTCCAGGTAAATCTTGCGTGTGGTGGCTTCCCAAACCACCCGGGCCTGCCGATCCGTCTCGAATAGCAGCGACCCACCCAGCGCAACCCGGCCCGCGAGTTCCAGCGGAGCGTCATCGAGCACAAGCAGGTCAACGCCCGACGGCAGCAGAATCTCGAAGGTCGGTGGCCGTCGTCCGCCGAAGTGCGGAACGCGGCACGACACCTGTGGGGCGAGGCACGCCGGCCGGTGGTCGCCCGAGCAGCGTCACTGGCCAACCCCGTTGACGAAATTCAGACTAGTCGTACTGGTGTGGCTAGTGCTTTCAGCTAACCTCAACGGTATGCGAACGGTGACGAGCACGGAAGCCAAGGCGCGGCTCAACGCCCTTTTGTCCGAGGTGGAACGGACCGGTGTCGCGGTCACGATTACCAACCACGGGCGCCCCGTGGCCGTGTTGTCACCGGCCAAACCGGTACCGCGCCGCTTCGGTCAGCTGCCAACCTTGGTTGTGCCAGACACGTTCAACGATCCGCTACCTGCCTCCGAAATCGCGGCGTGGGAAAACAACTTGTGACCCACGCCGTTCTCCTCGACACGCACGTGCTGCTGTGGTTGGTGAGCATTCCCGACAAAGTGGCCGCACCGGCACGCGAAATTTCTTGCCGACCCCGGCACGGAAATCATGATCTCGGCCGCGTCGGCCTGGGAGATCGCCATCAAGACCAGACTCGGCCGGCTCGACGGCGAGCCGCTGCTCTCGGCCTGGTCTGACATCGTCGCCGCATTGACCGCGACCGATATCCCGATCGACGCGCACGACGCTATCTTCGCCAGCCGCCTGACCTGGGATCACAGAGACCCGTTCGACCGCATCCTCGTGGCCCAACCACCCGACGAAACCTCGCCATAGCTACCAGCGACACCCACATCTTGCGCGCGGCCCTTACCCCCACCCTGAAGACGTAAGGCGGGGATCGGGAACGACCTACCCGCGGCGCGAAGACGCGCTGGACGCCACGCCATACCGGCGTGTGACGGCGTGCGGTGTATCCCAGCCGGGTGGACACCTCCTGCTCGGCGGCAACCTCGGGAAGCGTTGGGAAACAACCAGAATCCCGCAACACCGTGGCAGCCACCAGCGCGGTGATGCCCCGGCGTTGCCCGTTGCGCTGCATCAACACATCAGGGTCCGCCTGCGGCAGTGGCTCATCAAACATGTCCCGCGGCAGGTAAATCCGGTTGTGCGCGGGCGAACACGGCTGCTCGACGACGCCGCTCATCACCGGCGGGATCGGCGGGCGATGCCCGCAGCCGCGACCAGACGATGCGCTCAGCCGCCCGACGCCCGGCCACCGGCGCTCATGCCCCCAAACGCCGTCCCCTACCGCACACCGACACCACGATGTGCACTCTGCATACGATGCCCCGCAACCCATTGGGCAAATTAACCGATGGGTTGCGCGATTGTGCGGCAACGCATTTCATGTTCGCCATTTCGGCCCGCCGAACGCTGGCGTCGCCATACAATCCGTGCTTGATGACACGAGTTGCCCGGAGGTTGGGGAAATGTCCTATGTGATCGCCGCGCCGGACCTGGTGGCGGCGGCGGCTTCGGAGCTGGCAGGTATCGGTGCGACGCTCAGCACGGCCAACGCCGCCGCGGCGTTTCCCACCACAGGGATCCTGGCCGCCGGCGCCGACGAGGTCTCAGCCGCGATCGCGGCGCTGTTCGGCGCGCACGGCCAGGCCTATCAGGCGCTCAGCGCTCAGGCTGCGCAGTTTCACACCCAGTTCGTGCAGTCCCTGCAGGCGGGCGCGGGCGCCTATGCGAGCGCCGAAACCACCAACGTCGAGCAGCAGCTGCTCAACGCGATCAACGCGCCCACCCAGGCGTTGTTGGGGCGCCCGCTGATCGGTGACGGCGCCGACGCGCCCGACGGCAGCGGGGCCCCCGGCGGGCCCGGCGGGCTGCTCTACGGCAACGGCGGCCGCGGCGGATCCGGCGCCCCGGCCAACCCGGCGGCGCCGGCGGGGACGCCGGTTTGATCGGCAATGGCGGCGCCGGCGGAGTGGGCGGGACCGGCTCGGCCGCGGCGGGCGGCGCCGGCGGCCATGCCGGCTGGCTCTACGGCAACGGCGGGACCGGCGGGACCGGCGGGGACGCCACGGGCTCTGGCCTGGCCGGCGGTAACGGTGGTGCCGGTGGTGCCGCCGGGCTGTGGGGCAGCGGCGGGGCCGGCGGCGCCGGCGGTGCGGGAACCGGCGGCGGCCGGGGCGGGGATGGCGGAGCTGGCGGGCTGTTATACGGCGCTGGCGGGGTCGGCGGAATCGGCGGGGCCGGCGGCGACGCGAGCCATTTCGCGGGCAACGGTGGCGCCGGCGGTGCCGCCGGGCTGATCGGCCACGGCGGGGCCGGCGGCGCGGGAGGGGAGGGCGGCGGCGGCCTCGGCTCCGGCAACGGCGGTGCCGGTGGTACCGGCGGCTGGTTGTACGGCAACGGCGGCGCCGGCGGGGCCGGTGGAGCCGTTCCCGGAGCTGCCGGTAAAGGCGGGGTCGGCGGGGCGGGCGGCGCCGCCATCCTGTTCGGCGATGGTGGGGCCGGCGGTGCCGGTGGGGTAGGCGGTGGATCCAGCTTCGTTGGTGGGCCCGGCTTTGCCGGCGGGGCCGGCGGGGCCGGCGGCGCCGGCGGGCTGGTCGGTAACGGCGGGGCCGGCGGACACGGCGGCGCCGGCGGACCCGCTATTTTCGGCGGCTCCGCCAGCGGTGGTGCCGGCGGAGCCGGCGGCCACGGCGGGTCGGCCAAGCTGCTCGGCAATGGCGGTAACGGCGGCAACGGCGGCAACGGCGGGGCGCCTGCCCCTGGCGGCACTGGTGGGGCCGGCGGGGCCGCCGGCACCGGCGGCGCACCCGGGCAGCTGCTGGGCGCGTTCGGCGCCACCGGGCTCACCGGCGCGCCCGGCTAACACCCCGGCCAGCGGCCTACCCACGGCGTGCATACGCGCTCGGCGCCACGCCAAACCAGCGTTTGAAGGCATGCGAGAACGTCGAGACCTCCGTGTAACCCAGCCGGGTGGACACCTCCGCCACCGTCAACCCGACGTTGCGCAGCAAGTCGACGGCCACCGTGGAGCGCGCCTCGGTGAGCAAGGCCCGAAACGACGTGCCCTCCTCGGCGAGTCGGCGCCGCAGCGTCCGCGGATGCACGGCCAGCTCCGCGGCAACGTCGGGAAGCGTTGGGAAACAACCGGAATCGCGAAACAGCTTGGTGCGCACCAGCGCGGTGATGCCCCGGCGTTGCTCGTTGCGCTGCATCAGCACGTCACACTGCGCAATACACATCTCCAAGGTGTGGCGATCGGCCTGCGGCAACGGCTCGTCGAACATGGCACGCGGGAAGTGCAACCTGTTGTGCGCTCGGCCGAAGGCGATGTCGTGGACCGGCATGAGCCCGAGCAGCGGACGCAACGACTGTTCGTCGATCGCCACCTCCGCCGACACCCGGTCGGCGTATTTTTCGGCCACCGGCTGCGCGAAACTCATTGTCGTCGTGATGATTCCGGCGACATCGCGTTCCAGGAAGAACCGCTGAACATCGGCCGGTAAGTGGCCCACGTCCAGATCAACCACGCAGTCGTCGGCGGTTTCAAACAACGTCACGTCGATGTGCAGCATCGTCAGCGCGAAGTAGCGCATCGCGATGGCGAACAGTTCGCGCAGGGTGCCGCACGACATCACGGCAAACCCGAACAACCCGAAATGGGTGAGCGTGAACCGGCTCCCCACGTCGATCCCCACGCCCGCCCCTTTGTTCGGCAAGTCCGGCAGCCGGGCCAGCAGCCTGCGCACCGCGGCGATCTCGTCGCGCGCGCTGACGACGGTGTCCGGCTTATCCAGATCGGCCGGTTCGATGCCGGTGCCCGCCAACACATCGCGGGTGGACACCCCGCGTTCGTTGGCCACCTCGCACAGCACCCGGGTCGCATACACCGGGTGCGTGACCTCGGCTCCCATGAAACTGTCCTAAACTCCCAACTCCGTGTCCCATAGTCTCATTCCGGGCCGCCGTCGTCATCCATACAGTGAAGTCATGGCCACTCTGACCGCCGAGCGGCCCGCCAGGGGACCGGCCAGGCGCCTGAGCACCTGGACGATGACGCGGGAGGCGCTCACCGTCGGATTCGATGCCGGCGAGGGTTTCCTGGGCCGGGCTCGCGGCAGTGACATCACCCGATTTCGCTGTGCCGGAAGGCGTTTCGTGTCGATCAGTCACCCCGACTACGTCGACCACGTGCTGCACGCAGCGCGGCTGAGATACGTCAAGTCCGACGAGTACGGGCCGATCCGGGCCGCCGCCGGACTCAACCTGCTCACCGACGAGGGCGATTCGTGGGCGCGCCACCGCGGAGTGCTGAACCCGATCTTCGCCCGGCGTCATCTGAACGGGCTGGTCGACCTGATGATCGATCCGATCACAGCCGTCGCCGATGCGCTGGTGCCCGGCGTGCGGTTCGACATGCACCAGACGATGGTGGAGGCGACCCTGCGGGTGGTCGCCAACGCGCTGTTCAGCCAGGACTTCGGCCCGCTGGTGCACAGCATGAACGATCTGGCCACGCGCGGGCTGCGGCGTGCGGAAAAGCTGGAGCGCCTCGGGCTGTGGGGCCTGATGCCGCGGCCGGTCTACGACACGCTGACCTGGTGCACCTTCTCCGGTGTCCAGCTGCCGCCACCGCTGCGCGAATTGCAGGAGATCACGCTGGCGCTCGACCGCGCGGTCAACGCGGTGATCGATCGGCGACTGGCACAACCCACCGACGCCGCCGATCTGCTCAACGTGTTGCTGCACGCCGACGGCGGCACCTGGCCGCGTCAGCGGGTCCGCGACGAGGCGCTGACCTTCATGCTCGCCGGCCATGAAACCACCGCCAACGCCATGTCGTGGTTCTGGTATCTGCTGTCGCGGCACCCCGCGGTCCGCGACCGGATGCTCGCCGAGGTAGACGGCGTGCTGGGGACGCGCCGCCCGACCGCCGACGATCTGGGCAAGCTGGGCTGGACCACCGCCTGCCTGCAGGAGTCGCAGCGCTACTTCTCGTCGGTATGGATCATCGCCCGCGAGGCCATCGACGACGACGTGATCGACGGCCACCACATCCGCCGCGGCACCACCGTCGTCATCCCGATCCACCACATTCACCACGACCCGCGCTGGTGGCCCGACCCGGAGAGGTTCGACCCCCGCCGATTTCTCGACGACCGGGCCAAGACCCGTCCCCGCTCGGCGTATCTGCCGTTCGGCGGCGGTCGGCGCAGCTGCATCGGGCAAAGCTTCGCACTCATGGAGATGGTGCTGCTGGCGGCAATCATGAGTCAACGCTTCACCTTTGACCTCGCGCCGGCATGCCCCGTCGAACTCGAGGCCACGCTGACGCTGCGACCCAAGCACGGAATACACCTCATCGGAAGCAGGCGCTGATGCCCCAGATTCTGATCGTGGGCGCCGGATTCTCCGGGATCGGCGCCGCCATCAAACTCGACCGGGCGGGGTTTCACGACTACCTCGTGGTCGAAGCCGGCGACGGGGTGGGCGGCACCTGGCACTGGAACACCTATCCCGGTATCGCCGTGGACATTCCGTCGTTTTCCTACCAGTACTCCTTTGAGCAGAGCCCGCGCTGGACACGGACCTACGCCCCTGGACACGAGCTGAAGGCCTACGCCGAACACTGCGTCGACAAGTACGGCATTCGGTCGCGAATAAGGTTGCACACCAAGGTCCTTGCCGCCGAGTTCGACGACGAGCACGCCCTGTGGCGCGTGCACACCGATCCCGGGGGAGAACTCACCGCCAGGTTTGTGATCAACGCCAGCGGGGTGCTCACGGTGCCGAAGCTGCCCGACATCGACGGGGTGGACTCGTTCGAGGGCATCACCATGCACACCGCGCGCTGGGATCACGGCCAGGACCTGGCCGGCAAGCGCGTCGGGATCATCGGCACCGGCGCGTCGGCGGTGCAGGTCATCCCGGAGATCGCGCCAATCGTCGCCCACCTCACCGTTTTTCAGCGCACCCCGATCTGGTGCTTTCCCAAGTTCGACGTGCCGCTGCCCAAGGCGGTCCGCGCGGCGATGCGGGTTCCCGGCGGCAAAGCGGTCCATCGGCTGCTCAGTCAGGCGTTCGTGGAGACCACCTTCCCCGTCGCGGCGCACTACTTCACGGTGTTCCCGCTGGCCAGGCGAATGGAGTCGGCGGGAAAGGCCTATCTGCGCCAGCAGGTCCACGACCCGGTGCTGCGCGAGCAGCTCACCCCGCGATACGCGGTGGGCTGCAAGCGGCCCGGCTTCCACAACACCTACCTGTCGACGTTCAACCGCGACAACGTAACGCTGGTCACCGAGCCGATCGACAAGATCACCCCCACCGCGGTGGTCACCGCCGATAGCACCCACCACCAGGTCGACGTGCTGATCCTGGCGACCGGCTTCAAGGTGATGGACACCGACAACGTCCCCACCTACGCCGTCACCGGAAGTGGCGGCCGCTCGCTGAGCCGGTTCTGGGACGAGCATCGGCTGCAGGCCTACGAAGGCGTCAGCGTGCCCGGGTTCCCGAACTTCTTCACCGTGTTCGGCCCCTACGGCTACGTCGGCTCGTCCTATTTCGCGCTCATCGAGACCCAGACCCACCACATCATCCGCTGCCTGAAACGGGCCCGCCGCGCCGGCGCCACCCGCGTCGAGGTGACCGAGGAGGCCAACGCCCGCTACTTCGCCGAGGTGATGCGCCGGCGGCACCGTCAGGTCTTCTGGCAGGACAGTTGCCGGCTGGCCAACAGCTACTACTTCGACAAAAACGGCGACGTGCCGTTGCGCCCCACCACCACGGTGGAGGCCTTCTGGCGCAGCCGGCGGTTCAAGCTCAACGACTACCGGTTCACCGGCTAGCGTGCGCAGTGGCCGACGGTAACAAGGAGAAATGCCCGCGGCGCCGCACACGCCAAGCCACGGTTGCCGTCGTCGCCACCGTGCTTCTGGTGGCGGCGTGCTCGCAGTCGGCCGAACGGGTCGAGTCCGCGCGGAGCACCGCAACAACACCGACGGATCTGGTTGGGGGTTTGGCGAATGCGGCTCGAGCCCTCTCAGCGCCCATCGTCGAGTGCGTGGTGCGCAATGACACGGCGAATCCGGTCTTTCACGGATGCATCGACTGGCACAGCGCCGTCCACGGGAACTACGCGCTGCGTGTCGTCGCACGCCTTACCGGCGACGAACAATTCGTCGACGTGGCCCGGTCGGTGATGTCCACCGACGGCCTCCGCGACGAGCTCGCGTCCATCGACGAAGGGCGAGTCAGCGGGGAGCTGCCCTACGGCTTTGCGTGGTTCCTCATTCTCGATCGCGAGGCCGCGGTGCCGGAGATGGCGCCGTTAGCGACGACGATAAGTTCCCAGCTGCGCCGGTGGATCACTGGGGGAAGCGAACTCTTAGCGAGCGAGTACCACAACCTCTCCTTCGCGGCGTTCGCGACAGCGCCTGCTGCCCAGATAACCCGCGCCAGCAGACGGAAAAGCCCCCGAACGCACGGCGTGTCGGGGGCTTTTCCGTCTGCTGGCGCCAATTAGATGGCGCGCTTGAGGTCGTCGACCTTGTTGAGCTGCTCCCACGGCAGCTCGATGTCGGTGCGGCCGAAGTGCCCGTAGGCCGCCGTCGGCGCGTAGATCGGGCGCAACAGGTCCAGGTCGCGGATGATGGCGCCGGGGCGCAGATCGAACACCTCGCCGATGGCCTTCTCGATCTTGACCGGGTCGACCGTCTCGGTGCCGAACGTCTCGACAAACAGGCCGACGGGCGCGGCCTTGCCGATGGCGTAGGCCACCTGCACCTCGACCCGCTCCGCCAGGCCCGCGGCGACGACGTTCTTGGCCACCCAGCGCATCGCGTAGGCCGCCGAACGGTCCACCTTGGACGGATCCTTGCCGGAGAAGGCGCCGCCGCCGTGACGGGCCCAGCCGCCATAGGTGTCGACGATGATCTTGCGGCCGGTCAGTCCCGCGTCACCCATCGGCCCCCCGAGCACGAACTTGCCGGTTGGGTTCACCAGCACCCGCACCGACGACGCGTCCAGGGTTTCGTGCGCCAAATCGTCGAGCACGGTGTTGAGCACCTTCTCCCGGACGTCGGGAGCCAGCGTCTGCTCCAGGTCAATGTCGGCGGCGTGCTGGGTGGAGAGCACCACGGTGTCCAGCCGCACCGGCACGTTGTCCTCGTAGGCGATGGTGACCTGCGTCTTGCCGTCGGGCCGCAGGTAGGGCAGCACCCCGTTCTTGCGGACCTCGGTCAGCCGCCGCGACAGCCGGTGGGCCAGCGCGATCGGCAACGGCATCAGTTCCGGGGTGTCGTTGATCGCGTAGCCGAACATCAGGCCCTGGTCACCGGCGCCCTGCGAGTCCAGCGGATCGGCCGCGCCCTCGACACGCGCCTCGTGGGCGGTGTCGACCCCTTGGGCGATGTCGGGCGACTGCGCCCCGATGCCGATGTTCACCCCGCAGGTCGCCCCGTCGAAGCCCTTGTCCGAGGAGTCGTAGCCGATGTCCAGGATGCGCTGGCGGACCGTGTTGGTGATGTCGGCGAAGGCCTCCTTCGCCGCGGTCGTCACCTCCCCCACCACGTGCACCTGCCCGGTGGTCACCAGCGTCTCGACCGCGACGCGGGAGCGCGGGTCCTGGGCCAGCAGCGCGTCCAGGACCGAATCGCTGATCGCGTCACAGATCTTGTCCGGATGTCCCTCGGTCACCGATTCACTGGTAAACAGCCGACCCTTCGCAGTCACCATCCGCATCCTTCCAATAATTAGGTAACCGAATTATATACTCCGGCAACAATCGTAGCTCGTCCAGCACCGCCGGCAGGCTGCGCTACCGGCCGTCACCATCCAGAAACGCCACGATGGCGTCCACGATACGACTTGCCATCAGCGTCTTGGAGCCGTGCTGTAGCGCCGACTCGGTTCCGTCCGAGGCCAGCAACCAGCCGTCGTTGCTGTCCACCTCGAAGGCCCTGCCGTCGCCCACGGCGTTGACCACCAACAGGTCACAGCCCTTGCGGCGGAGCTTTTCCCGGGCATGAAACAGCACATCGCCGGTCGCGTCGCCGGTCTCGGCGGCAAACCCGACGATCGCCCGCATGTTGGGCAGCTGCCCGTGTTCGCGGGCGCGCACCGCGCCGGCCAGCACGTCGTCGTTGGGTAGGAGGTCGATCGTCGGCGGCCCGTCGGCGCGCTTCTTGATCTTGGCGGCAGACACCTGGGCGGGCCGGAAGTCGGCCACCGCCGCGGCCATCACCAGCACGTCCGCGTCGGGCGCGTGTTTGGACACCGCGTCGCCGAGTTGCTGCGCCGAGCTGACGTGCACCACGTTGACCCCGGCGGGGTCGATGAGTCCCGCGGTGTGTCCGGCGACCAGCGTCACCTCGGCACCGCGCTGGGCGGCGACCCGCGCGACCGCGTAGCCCTGCTTGCCCGAGCTGCGGTTGCCGATAAAGCGCACCGGATCGATCGCCTCCCGGGTGCCGCCCGCGGTCACCAGCATCTTGCGGCCGGCAAGATCGTAGGGCAGCGCGTCGTGCCGCTCCAGCAGCAGCTGGGCAAGGGTGGTGATCTCCTCGGCCTCGGGCAGCCGTCCGGTCCCGCTGTCGGCTCCGGTGAGCCGCCCGGAGGCGGGTTCCAGCACCACCGCGCCCCGGCGGCGCAGGGTGGCGACGTTGTCGACGGTGGCCGGATGCAGCCACATCTCGGTGTGCATCGCCGGCGCGAACATCACCGGACATCGGGCCGTGAGCAATGTCGCGGTCAGCAGGTCGTCGGCTCGGCCGGCCACCGCCCGGGCCAGTAGGTCGGCGGTGGCCGGCGCCACCACCACAAGGTCGGCCCGCTGACCGAGGTCAACGTGCGGCACGGCCGGAACGTCGTCGAAGACGCCGGTGCGCACCGGCTCACCGGACAGCGCCTCGAAGGTGGCCGCCCCGATGAAACGCAACGCAGATTCGGTGGGGATCACCCGGACGCGGTGGCCGGCCTCGGTGAGCTGGCGGACCACGGTGCACGCCTTGTAGGCGGCGATACCGCCGGAGACGCCGACGATGATCCGCTTGCTGTCCACCGCGCGCCCGGCCCTTGCCCGCTACTCGCCCTCGGTGTGCTCGAGCAGGTCGGCGTGGATCTCGCGCAACGCGATGGACAGCGGCTTTTCCTGCAAGCCGGGCTCGACCAGCGGGCCGACGTATTCCAGGATGCCCTCGCCGAGCTGGTTGTAGTAGTCGTTGATCTGCCGCGCCCGCTTCGCCGCGTAAATCACCAGGGCGTACTTGCTCGAGACGCGGTCCAGCAACTCGTCGATGGGCGGATTGGTGATGCCCAACGGGGTGTCATAGGCGCCCACTCCCCCCGACGACGGATCGAACTGATCCGCCGGGGGAACGGCGGCCAACGACGCATTGGACTGCGACATACTCACTGAGAACCTTCTCCTGGCGACGTAGAGCGGTACCGAAAAATTCCAGAACTGAACGGGTTATGCCGGCTTCGGCGGGTCTCCCACCAGCAAGGATACCAATTCGGCGCACGCAGATTCTAATCGACTGTTCACCACGACCTCGTCAAAGTCGCTTTGGGCTGCCATTTCGATGCGCGCGGTGTCCAGGCGGCGGCGGATGACATCGGGTGTTTCGGTGCCCCGGCCGACCAGCCTGGCCTCCAGGTCCTCCCAACTGGGCGGGGCCAAGAACACGGTGACGGCCTCCGGCATCGCCTTCTTGATGGCCCGGGCCCCGGCCAGGTCGACCTCGATGAGCACCGGAACGCCGGACGCGGTGGCCGCCCGCACCGGCTGCGCCAGCGTGCCGGATCGGTGCAGGCCAGCATGGATATCTGCCCACTCCAGCAGTTCGCCCCGGTCGATCAGCTCCTGGAAGCGGGCGGGCGTGACGAAGTGGTAGTCCACCCCGTCGACCTCGCCGGCCCGCGGCGCCCGCGTGGTGGCCGAGACGCTGAAATGCAGGTTGGGGATCCGCTCGCGCAGACACCGAACCACTGTCGATTTTCCGACCGCGGAGGGACCGGACAGCACCACGACACGCCCGGGAGCGGTTTGCTCGCGGTGCGTCACGCCTTCACCGCCCGGTCCCCCGCCGGCGCTCGTTGGCGCCCCTGGGTCGGTAGCCCCCACAGGCCGTTGGGCCTGCATCGTCGGTGGGGGCGGGTTAGGCGGAGCCGAACTTTTCCAGCAGCGCCTTGCGCTGGCGGTCGCCCAGACCGCGCAGGCGGCGCGTCGGCGCGATTTCGAGCTCGGTCATGATTTCCTGCGCCTTGACCTTGCCCACCTTCGGCAACGCCTCAAGCAGCGCGGACACCTTCATCTTGCCCAAGACTTCGTCGCTTTCGGCGTCCTTGAGCACCTGCGTGAGGTTGGTGCCGCCACGCTTGAGCCGGTCTTTGAGCTCCGCTCGCGCTCGACGTGCGGCAGCAGCCTTCTCCAACGCGGCCGCGCGCTGCTCGTCGGTCAACTGGGGAAGGGCCACGATTCCTCCGTCTCTCATCGCTAACGATCGATCTTCGTTTGTCTGGGCCGGGTACTTCAGCCAGCGCAGACGACCGTACCCACGCTTCCTGACGAAATCTAACCCGACCCCCCGGTTTCGGGGACATTTGTCCAGCGTGGGCCCGGCGCGCGTGGCCGACCAGGCGCGCGACGGGCAACGTCGGCGCTGGCCGAGTGAGGCCTTCGCACGGGACCGCCATCTTCGACTTCGGGACGCTGATAGCGCTGCTAGCAGCGGTTTTCGGTGGCCGGTTCGGCATGATGCGGCGCGTCGGCGGGCCGCTCTCCGCCGTGCCCGTCGGCAACCGCCGACAACGGTCAGGCGAATCACCTCATTTGTGTCGGCTGCCGCGCGTGTCGCGCCGATTGTTGCGAGGTGTGCGCGAAACCCATGGTGCTTCAATTTCTTCGTGGACGTCGCGGCGGCCTACGCGGGTGGCTTTCCCTGCTGGGCGCTTGGGGCACCTTCACGACCAGCCAGGCGTTCACAGCGCACGCCCGGCGGGCGGATCGGCGTTGGCAGCTGCTGGCGGTGGACGCGCTGTTCACCGGCAGTTCCTTCCTGTGCGCGGCTGCCCTCGGCCTGGGCTGGTTCCGTGCCTGGATGCTGGCGCCTTTCGGCCTGAGTTACCTGCTGATGATTCCCGTGCCCTGCTACTTCAAGGCGGTCAACCGGAGCCGTGGAGTTCACCTCGCCCGCAACCTGCTCTTTGTCCTGGTCGCTCTGCTCAGCTTCGCTCTCGCTTTGCGCGCGCTGCCGCTCGCCTGGTTCGGAGTATGAACCGGCTACGCCGATGCGAGATAGGCGACGGCGTCAAGCATCCGCTCTCCCGCGGCCCGCAGCTTGGTCACGTCGGGGCCGGCGCGCAACACCTGGCGCGCCACGGCGGGCAGCAGCTGGTGCGAGGCCGCCCCACCCAGGCCGGCCAGCGCCTCCGGACGTCCGCCCTGGGCCCCCACGCCGGGGACCAGCACCGGCCCGGTGAAGGCGCTGAGATCGGGGGGATGCGGCACCGTTGCGCCGACGACCACGCCCACGGATCCGGGTTCGGACCCGTGAGCAGCGTTGGCGGCCCGATTGTAAAGGTCAGCCTGGTCGACGATGAGCTGGGCCACGCAGCGGCCGTCGACGGTGGCGCGCTGCACGGTCGCGCCCTCCGGGTTGGAGGTCGCCGCCACCACAAACACCCCGCGGCCATGCGCGGCCGCCACCTCCAGCAGCGGCCGCAGCGAGCCGAAACCCAAATAGGGTGAGGCCGTCACGGCGTCGACGGCCAGCGGCGAGTCGCCCGCCCAGGCCGCGGCGTACGCCGCCATCGTCGACCCGATGTCCCC comes from the Mycobacterium shinjukuense genome and includes:
- a CDS encoding DUF2891 family protein yields the protein MVRNDTANPVFHGCIDWHSAVHGNYALRVVARLTGDEQFVDVARSVMSTDGLRDELASIDEGRVSGELPYGFAWFLILDREAAVPEMAPLATTISSQLRRWITGGSELLASEYHNLSFAAFATAPAAQITRASRRKSPRTHGVSGAFPSAGAN
- a CDS encoding PIN domain-containing protein — encoded protein: MISAASAWEIAIKTRLGRLDGEPLLSAWSDIVAALTATDIPIDAHDAIFASRLTWDHRDPFDRILVAQPPDETSP
- the metK gene encoding methionine adenosyltransferase; protein product: MTAKGRLFTSESVTEGHPDKICDAISDSVLDALLAQDPRSRVAVETLVTTGQVHVVGEVTTAAKEAFADITNTVRQRILDIGYDSSDKGFDGATCGVNIGIGAQSPDIAQGVDTAHEARVEGAADPLDSQGAGDQGLMFGYAINDTPELMPLPIALAHRLSRRLTEVRKNGVLPYLRPDGKTQVTIAYEDNVPVRLDTVVLSTQHAADIDLEQTLAPDVREKVLNTVLDDLAHETLDASSVRVLVNPTGKFVLGGPMGDAGLTGRKIIVDTYGGWARHGGGAFSGKDPSKVDRSAAYAMRWVAKNVVAAGLAERVEVQVAYAIGKAAPVGLFVETFGTETVDPVKIEKAIGEVFDLRPGAIIRDLDLLRPIYAPTAAYGHFGRTDIELPWEQLNKVDDLKRAI
- a CDS encoding cytochrome P450 — protein: MATLTAERPARGPARRLSTWTMTREALTVGFDAGEGFLGRARGSDITRFRCAGRRFVSISHPDYVDHVLHAARLRYVKSDEYGPIRAAAGLNLLTDEGDSWARHRGVLNPIFARRHLNGLVDLMIDPITAVADALVPGVRFDMHQTMVEATLRVVANALFSQDFGPLVHSMNDLATRGLRRAEKLERLGLWGLMPRPVYDTLTWCTFSGVQLPPPLRELQEITLALDRAVNAVIDRRLAQPTDAADLLNVLLHADGGTWPRQRVRDEALTFMLAGHETTANAMSWFWYLLSRHPAVRDRMLAEVDGVLGTRRPTADDLGKLGWTTACLQESQRYFSSVWIIAREAIDDDVIDGHHIRRGTTVVIPIHHIHHDPRWWPDPERFDPRRFLDDRAKTRPRSAYLPFGGGRRSCIGQSFALMEMVLLAAIMSQRFTFDLAPACPVELEATLTLRPKHGIHLIGSRR
- a CDS encoding type II toxin-antitoxin system Phd/YefM family antitoxin — protein: MRTVTSTEAKARLNALLSEVERTGVAVTITNHGRPVAVLSPAKPVPRRFGQLPTLVVPDTFNDPLPASEIAAWENNL
- a CDS encoding nucleotidyltransferase domain-containing protein produces the protein MSCRVPHFGGRRPPTFEILLPSGVDLLVLDDAPLELAGRVALGGSLLFETDRQARVVWEATTRKIYLDELPRITRAHREFAEALHRDR
- a CDS encoding flavin-containing monooxygenase; the protein is MPQILIVGAGFSGIGAAIKLDRAGFHDYLVVEAGDGVGGTWHWNTYPGIAVDIPSFSYQYSFEQSPRWTRTYAPGHELKAYAEHCVDKYGIRSRIRLHTKVLAAEFDDEHALWRVHTDPGGELTARFVINASGVLTVPKLPDIDGVDSFEGITMHTARWDHGQDLAGKRVGIIGTGASAVQVIPEIAPIVAHLTVFQRTPIWCFPKFDVPLPKAVRAAMRVPGGKAVHRLLSQAFVETTFPVAAHYFTVFPLARRMESAGKAYLRQQVHDPVLREQLTPRYAVGCKRPGFHNTYLSTFNRDNVTLVTEPIDKITPTAVVTADSTHHQVDVLILATGFKVMDTDNVPTYAVTGSGGRSLSRFWDEHRLQAYEGVSVPGFPNFFTVFGPYGYVGSSYFALIETQTHHIIRCLKRARRAGATRVEVTEEANARYFAEVMRRRHRQVFWQDSCRLANSYYFDKNGDVPLRPTTTVEAFWRSRRFKLNDYRFTG
- a CDS encoding helix-turn-helix transcriptional regulator; translation: MGAEVTHPVYATRVLCEVANERGVSTRDVLAGTGIEPADLDKPDTVVSARDEIAAVRRLLARLPDLPNKGAGVGIDVGSRFTLTHFGLFGFAVMSCGTLRELFAIAMRYFALTMLHIDVTLFETADDCVVDLDVGHLPADVQRFFLERDVAGIITTTMSFAQPVAEKYADRVSAEVAIDEQSLRPLLGLMPVHDIAFGRAHNRLHFPRAMFDEPLPQADRHTLEMCIAQCDVLMQRNEQRRGITALVRTKLFRDSGCFPTLPDVAAELAVHPRTLRRRLAEEGTSFRALLTEARSTVAVDLLRNVGLTVAEVSTRLGYTEVSTFSHAFKRWFGVAPSAYARRG